In the genome of Desulfonatronovibrio magnus, one region contains:
- a CDS encoding site-specific integrase, whose protein sequence is MPKINLTTGFVQNPPLPDGPKIEYFDTHVPGFMLEVRSNGKATYYQRFRDKAGRKKQFRIGPSDSLSLDEARSKARQIRSQNIMGINPGVELDEFKRSPLFKTFTREQYLPFVKIHKKTWSEDQRVLERRLIPLWGHKKMIEFCREDFVHFQSMMLSKGAKPGTVNRTMALVKYIFNLAVRWEILMVSPVAKIRKLADNTIIERYLSEEETLRLFEELRKCKSKVMADLIEFLILTGARRGEAVHALWEDMDFENKIWKIPLSKSGKTRYIPLSEAALDVLYRRKTNNDDNIYVFPSPKTGKPYIWIHGTWDRIRIKAGLPDVRMHDLRHNFASILINSGRTLYEVQKLLGHNDSSTTERYAHLAKDTLSEAANLVGRKINKYVKNKTNK, encoded by the coding sequence ATGCCCAAAATCAACCTGACTACAGGCTTTGTCCAAAACCCACCTCTGCCAGACGGTCCTAAAATAGAATACTTCGACACTCATGTTCCAGGATTTATGCTGGAGGTCCGGAGCAACGGTAAAGCTACCTACTACCAAAGATTCAGGGATAAGGCCGGACGCAAGAAACAGTTCCGCATAGGGCCAAGCGACAGTCTTTCATTGGATGAAGCCAGGAGCAAGGCCCGACAGATCAGATCTCAAAATATCATGGGTATTAACCCTGGTGTTGAACTGGATGAATTTAAAAGATCACCACTATTTAAGACCTTTACCAGAGAACAGTACCTGCCTTTCGTCAAAATTCATAAAAAAACCTGGTCAGAGGATCAACGAGTCCTGGAAAGACGGCTGATTCCTCTCTGGGGTCATAAAAAGATGATAGAATTCTGCAGGGAGGACTTTGTGCACTTTCAGTCAATGATGCTTTCCAAAGGGGCTAAACCAGGCACGGTCAACAGAACAATGGCCCTGGTAAAATACATATTCAACCTTGCTGTTCGCTGGGAAATTCTAATGGTGTCTCCAGTCGCGAAGATCAGGAAGTTGGCGGATAATACGATAATTGAAAGATATTTATCAGAAGAAGAAACACTTAGGCTGTTTGAAGAGCTACGGAAATGCAAGAGCAAAGTAATGGCAGACTTAATAGAATTTCTGATCCTGACTGGAGCCAGGCGCGGAGAAGCTGTTCATGCGTTATGGGAAGACATGGATTTTGAAAATAAAATCTGGAAAATCCCTTTGAGCAAATCCGGGAAAACCCGCTATATACCACTGTCTGAGGCTGCTTTGGATGTACTGTACAGAAGAAAAACAAACAACGATGACAATATTTATGTCTTTCCCAGCCCTAAAACCGGCAAGCCGTATATCTGGATTCATGGGACTTGGGACAGAATAAGAATAAAAGCTGGTTTGCCAGATGTTCGCATGCACGACTTAAGACATAACTTTGCAAGCATTCTGATCAACAGTGGCAGAACCTTATATGAAGTCCAAAAACTGCTTGGCCATAACGACTCAAGTACTACCGAAAGATATGCTCATCTTGCCAAGGACACCCTGAGCGAAGCAGCAAACTTAGTAGGAAGAAAAATAAATAAATATGTAAAAAATAAAACGAATAAGTAA
- a CDS encoding DUF4258 domain-containing protein encodes MSTKQIKIIPLAKKKLAQRGVDEFMVLETVNNPEQIVKGHGGRSVAQKQYQLNKSDYLLRVVYEEDHSEIVVITGYLTSQISRYWEVKQ; translated from the coding sequence ATGAGTACCAAACAGATAAAAATTATCCCCCTGGCCAAGAAAAAGCTTGCACAGAGAGGTGTAGATGAATTTATGGTACTTGAAACAGTCAACAATCCCGAACAGATTGTTAAAGGTCACGGAGGTAGATCTGTAGCCCAAAAACAATATCAGCTTAACAAGTCTGATTATCTTCTCAGAGTAGTTTATGAAGAAGATCACAGCGAGATTGTTGTTATTACAGGCTATTTAACTTCACAAATATCCCGATACTGGGAGGTAAAACAATGA
- a CDS encoding type II toxin-antitoxin system PemK/MazF family toxin has protein sequence MMDYSFGDVVLVSFPHTDYARVSKRPALVIYDGEDQDILLARITSQIYSSEADYSVADWQKAGLITESYVRLGKLATIEKRYVIRKLGQLLAYEKDSVKLILQKIICERSD, from the coding sequence ATGATGGATTATAGTTTCGGGGATGTTGTCCTGGTTAGCTTCCCTCATACAGATTATGCAAGAGTGTCTAAAAGACCAGCCCTGGTTATTTATGATGGAGAGGATCAAGACATTCTTCTGGCAAGGATTACATCGCAGATATATTCATCCGAGGCTGATTATTCAGTTGCTGACTGGCAGAAAGCCGGTCTGATTACAGAGTCATATGTGAGGTTAGGCAAGCTGGCTACCATTGAGAAAAGATATGTCATCAGAAAACTTGGCCAGCTACTGGCATATGAAAAAGACAGCGTAAAGTTGATTCTTCAGAAAATAATATGTGAAAGGTCAGATTAA
- a CDS encoding helix-turn-helix domain-containing protein — protein MIAPSQIRAARALLRWSQKDLSEKSGVSLRAVNKFESEECDPRLSTVNAMQHALQNEGIIFVTEMDRVGVFLRFKQ, from the coding sequence ATGATTGCACCATCCCAGATCAGAGCCGCCAGGGCGCTCCTTCGGTGGTCCCAAAAAGATTTATCTGAAAAATCAGGTGTTTCTTTGAGGGCTGTGAATAAGTTTGAGAGTGAAGAGTGTGATCCCAGGCTTAGCACTGTTAATGCGATGCAGCATGCTCTTCAGAATGAGGGAATTATTTTTGTTACTGAGATGGATAGGGTAGGCGTGTTCTTACGGTTCAAACAATGA
- a CDS encoding DUF2283 domain-containing protein has protein sequence MKIEYDPKHDLMNIEFLTDEPITESIEVGGIIIDYAHDNKIVSIEILDASERTKKDPLSQLDFSVIRETAAA, from the coding sequence ATGAAGATAGAATATGATCCTAAGCATGACCTGATGAATATCGAATTTTTAACCGATGAGCCGATAACCGAATCTATTGAAGTTGGTGGAATAATTATTGATTATGCTCATGATAATAAAATTGTATCCATTGAGATACTTGATGCGTCTGAAAGGACCAAAAAAGACCCACTGAGTCAGTTGGATTTCTCAGTTATCAGAGAAACAGCTGCAGCATAG